One genomic window of Bos taurus isolate L1 Dominette 01449 registration number 42190680 breed Hereford chromosome Y, ARS-UCD2.0, whole genome shotgun sequence includes the following:
- the LOC112445918 gene encoding uncharacterized protein, producing MEGAYFRKAGPDLTHGQHTVMEVALGSAPYGSGNPLQPPVTPSFTPSPAPPGDPRSPRLSVTPKPLKGFRPPKPTPPSPQTPTPKSAPQRLSTPKAHTPKSPDPHSQVRRPRTPPPRPSRETPSAPGPRFSVTPMPPAPRPLKGSRPLKAAGPRDPRPGRPPREAALPGPPTPRGPSRRRAGPRPRTRPPPPWPQLSRGPPTTPAGPASPPGAAAATAVRRRRPRRDPLPPPLPPPPAPVTHFRFRRSGPRKLAARRVQVSPPGHGPAPQRRDFRGGRGSTPGSAV from the exons ATGGAGG GTGCCTACTTCCGCAAAGCAGGGCCAGACCTGACCCATGGACAGCACACAGTAATGGAGGTGGCCTTGGGCT ccGCCCCCTATGGCTCCGGTAACCCCCTCCAACCTCCAGTAACCCCTAGCTTCACCCCCAGCCCCG CACCCCCGGGAGACCCCCGCAGCCCCCGGTTGTCCGTCACCCCCAAGCCCCTCAAAGGCTTTCGACCCCCAAAGCCCACACCCCCAAGTCCCCAGACCCCCACTCCCAAGTCC GCCCCTCAAAGGCTTTCGACCCCCAAAGCCCACACCCCCAAGTCCCCAGACCCCCACTCCCAAGTCCGCAGGCCCAGGACACCCCCGCCCCGGCCGTCCCGGGAGACCCCCTCAGCCCCCGGCCCCCGGTTCTCCGTCACCCCCATGCCCCCAGCGCCCAGGCCCCTCAAAGGCTCTCGACCCCTGAAGGCCGCAGGCCCACGAGACCCGCGCCCCGGCCGCCCGCCGCGCGAGGCCGCCCTCCCCGGCCCCCCGACACCCCGGGGTCCCTCGCGCCGGCGGGCGGGGCCCCGTCCACGTACCAGGCCGCCGCCGCCTTGGCCCCAGCTCTCCCGCGGGCCCCCGACGACGCCGGCAGGCCCGGCCTCCCCGcccggcgccgccgccgccaccgccgtcCGCCGGAGGCGCCCCCGACGCGACCCGCTGCCGCCTCCtctgccgccgccgcccgcccctGTGACGCATTTCCGCTTCCGCCGCTCGGGCCCGCGGAAGCTGGCCGCGCGGCGGGTCCAGGTTTCTCCTCCTGGCCATGGCCCCGCCCCCCAGAGGCGGGACTTCCGGGGCGGCC